Proteins encoded in a region of the Clostridium beijerinckii genome:
- a CDS encoding nuclease-related domain-containing DEAD/DEAH box helicase has product MAIMIPFELNEGDYLSQSEKEVFDILKNELNDDWIVIYSLRWVTEDKLCINKSNGECDFIILNHNYGILALEVKGGIINFENGEWTSIDKNNIKNTIKDPEKQANTTKYQLISRLKREKLNAYITTAVWFPDIELKKLRLPMSMPKEVVLDMNSFKNIEESLINIFKYRADKEHFDINPIMLSDYNKIRKVLVPDIKGSIPLSRKCEKLNSRYITLNNEQSLCFEQLEDNRFISIKGHAGTGKTVLAIKKALKDSKAKKKALYVCYNNMLFNKVREEAQGEFEVYGIHIFAEEYLKEYHPKYYDEFQENGDYDEMMSHYLEVCSENKEKKHILFDTILVDEGQDFKEEWFKSLYNFLDDNASLYVFYDELQMLYEKFGQTDISFLDIGVRYNLKRNMRNTDEICLSSLKVIDVDENSIILNGINGLKPEIMVGESQADVMEKLKSTLKDLRLQKIKDENITILMTNARKKVSYSKAVREYSNVMVESVRKYKGLENDIIIIPDIKEDFLNNDEIKKLLYVAMSRARVHVIMIIDSETLNRKQRAAFKKEMEYRLI; this is encoded by the coding sequence ATGGCAATTATGATTCCTTTTGAATTAAACGAAGGAGATTACTTAAGTCAAAGTGAAAAGGAAGTATTTGATATTTTAAAAAATGAATTGAATGATGATTGGATTGTTATATATTCATTAAGATGGGTAACAGAGGACAAATTATGTATAAATAAATCTAACGGGGAATGTGATTTTATCATTTTAAATCATAATTATGGAATATTAGCCCTAGAAGTTAAAGGCGGAATAATAAATTTTGAAAATGGTGAATGGACAAGCATTGATAAAAATAATATAAAAAATACTATTAAAGATCCAGAAAAGCAGGCAAATACGACCAAATATCAGCTTATTTCAAGGCTAAAAAGAGAGAAACTAAATGCATATATTACAACAGCAGTATGGTTTCCAGATATTGAGCTAAAAAAGCTCAGATTACCTATGAGTATGCCTAAAGAAGTTGTATTAGATATGAATTCTTTTAAAAATATAGAAGAGAGCTTGATTAATATTTTTAAGTATAGAGCTGATAAAGAGCATTTTGATATTAATCCTATAATGCTATCTGATTATAATAAAATAAGGAAAGTGCTGGTACCTGATATTAAAGGGAGTATACCATTATCAAGAAAATGTGAAAAGCTAAATTCAAGATATATAACTTTAAACAATGAGCAATCCTTGTGTTTTGAACAATTAGAAGACAATAGATTTATATCAATAAAAGGGCATGCAGGTACTGGAAAAACTGTTTTAGCTATAAAGAAGGCATTAAAGGACAGCAAGGCTAAAAAGAAGGCTTTATATGTTTGTTATAATAATATGTTATTTAATAAAGTAAGAGAAGAGGCTCAAGGGGAATTTGAAGTATATGGAATTCATATATTTGCAGAAGAATATTTAAAAGAATATCATCCAAAGTATTATGATGAGTTTCAAGAAAATGGTGACTATGATGAAATGATGAGTCACTATCTTGAAGTTTGCAGTGAGAATAAAGAAAAGAAACATATATTGTTTGATACCATATTAGTTGATGAAGGACAAGATTTTAAAGAAGAATGGTTTAAATCTCTATATAATTTTTTAGATGATAATGCCAGCCTATATGTATTTTATGATGAATTACAAATGCTTTATGAAAAGTTTGGGCAAACTGATATAAGTTTTTTAGATATTGGTGTTAGATACAATTTAAAAAGAAACATGAGAAATACAGATGAAATTTGTTTAAGCTCTTTAAAAGTTATAGATGTAGATGAAAATAGTATTATATTAAATGGAATAAATGGACTTAAACCAGAAATAATGGTTGGAGAATCTCAAGCTGATGTTATGGAAAAATTAAAAAGCACATTAAAGGATTTGAGGCTTCAGAAAATTAAGGATGAAAATATTACAATACTAATGACTAACGCTAGAAAAAAAGTCAGCTATTCAAAAGCAGTCAGAGAATATAGCAATGTTATGGTAGAGTCAGTAAGAAAGTATAAAGGTCTTGAAAATGACATAATAATCATTCCAGATATCAAAGAAGATTTCTTAAATAATGATGAGATTAAGAAATTATTATACGTTGCTATGTCAAGAGCAAGAGTGCATGTAATCATGATAATAGATAGTGAAACTTTAAATAGAAAGCAGAGAGCGGCATTTAAGAAAGAGATGGAATATAGGTTGATTTAG
- a CDS encoding GTPase encodes MKNICEKLYQIENVDKKVVKQVEDKIKQLIEEESRINIDSKIKISCVGIYNAGKSTLLNTIVGKQIFKEGDIPTTSTVDSYETEDAIYYDTPGLNANNRDNKSAYNGYKESDVILFVSNIQSGGLSSAEAHFLKQIKNIMGTNDILKDNIIFLLSNKHRVDEEKIEKVVQQYKKNIKEVLDIEIDQIYTYDAITYQNGIDTNEQLLIEASGFIQINKVLNELIKSKNKNIIDSREERLKIKRNEAQNAVDNMILQIKNDIDKLRNEANDNYRKINQIEILQENYNNNIKEFINNLVASNEAPRKAYISFEYISSIYDKKSRYEVESYIKSKVESRYNKRESMVRREVSDLVDYYIEYLEYKEKEGNYYYDRNLRATKLILDYASKLKEFGIKLNSYLVQEIQAIPKDTKDIVSEMSSNLADDVVRYGQYYSVSYYTGLVDIDESEDYSRKGIFGGTKYKYSAWNLYAAIDEMQKDINGTLNSNINWVWGKIKNVIDKYNEEVKYQLKSRTLEFNKIMDEHKKMLRTDEKLLIANINDAVKSLSSYVNIPESL; translated from the coding sequence ATGAAAAACATATGCGAAAAGTTATATCAGATTGAAAATGTCGATAAAAAAGTAGTTAAACAGGTTGAAGATAAGATAAAGCAGTTAATAGAGGAAGAGAGTCGAATTAATATTGACAGTAAGATAAAAATATCTTGTGTAGGTATATACAATGCTGGGAAAAGTACATTATTAAATACAATTGTAGGAAAACAAATATTTAAAGAAGGGGATATACCAACCACTAGTACGGTGGATAGCTATGAAACAGAGGATGCAATATATTATGATACACCAGGATTAAATGCAAATAATAGAGATAACAAAAGTGCTTATAATGGGTATAAAGAATCTGATGTTATTTTATTTGTATCTAATATTCAAAGTGGTGGATTAAGTTCTGCTGAAGCACACTTCCTTAAACAAATTAAAAATATAATGGGAACTAATGATATTTTGAAGGATAACATAATATTTTTACTTTCAAATAAGCATAGAGTAGATGAAGAAAAAATTGAAAAAGTAGTGCAACAGTATAAAAAAAATATTAAAGAAGTATTAGATATAGAAATTGATCAAATATATACTTACGATGCAATTACATATCAAAATGGTATTGATACAAATGAGCAGTTGCTTATTGAGGCTAGTGGATTTATACAGATTAATAAAGTATTAAATGAGCTAATAAAATCTAAGAATAAAAATATCATTGATTCAAGAGAAGAACGCTTAAAGATAAAAAGAAATGAGGCCCAAAATGCTGTTGATAATATGATTTTACAAATTAAGAACGATATAGACAAGTTAAGAAATGAAGCAAATGATAATTACAGAAAAATTAATCAAATTGAGATATTGCAAGAAAACTATAACAATAACATAAAAGAATTTATAAATAATTTAGTAGCTTCAAACGAAGCACCTAGAAAAGCATATATTAGTTTTGAATACATTTCTTCTATATATGATAAGAAATCAAGATATGAAGTTGAATCTTATATAAAGTCCAAGGTAGAATCTAGATATAACAAGAGAGAATCTATGGTAAGAAGAGAAGTTAGTGATTTAGTTGATTATTACATAGAATACCTCGAATACAAGGAAAAAGAAGGGAATTACTATTATGATAGAAATTTGAGAGCAACAAAACTTATTCTTGATTATGCCTCTAAATTAAAGGAGTTTGGAATAAAATTAAATTCATATTTAGTTCAGGAAATACAAGCTATACCAAAAGATACTAAAGATATTGTATCAGAAATGAGCTCCAATTTAGCTGATGATGTCGTTAGATATGGTCAATATTATTCAGTTAGTTATTATACTGGACTTGTAGATATTGATGAATCAGAAGATTATAGTAGAAAAGGTATTTTTGGAGGAACAAAGTATAAGTATTCAGCATGGAATTTATATGCAGCCATAGATGAAATGCAGAAGGATATCAATGGTACTTTAAACAGTAATATAAATTGGGTATGGGGAAAAATTAAAAATGTTATAGATAAGTATAACGAAGAAGTTAAGTATCAATTGAAAAGTAGGACCTTGGAATTTAATAAGATTATGGATGAGCATAAAAAAATGTTACGTACCGATGAAAAATTATTAATAGCAAATATAAATGATGCTGTAAAATCACTAAGTTCATATGTAAATATTCCAGAAAGTTTATAA
- a CDS encoding dynamin family protein yields the protein MMIEKTFDDFYKSIHKANKCLLNSKILIEEKQEAIQSAVDILKGQAVIEKIDKEEHLSIIKQMCHKQINEYKKTIEQWIKEVNRYVQGKKFVNQFEKSVLLIVFGDVKAGKSALGNFVSGYYLEETEFEKLNSKPQFYVYDHSKKYNNSIGEKILGSDHFEEDEIEATSSIQYFTLLNGLTWVDTPGIHSLTTENQELANEYIKYADLILFVTPSNNPCKQDENQEIDKLIKLDKPLLVTITKSDDQVLGVVNGKMAKILKAKSMQNRKQQEDFVAKTISEMGNGSILSKNKYVSISTKLAKQALEIKDEEMFKESNFPSFYEQISDVISERALELKMKRPKDELNFVIHELINGVEDRKICGIIQMEQNIRLILNEIEKQKYTLDKIKIEIINEVKAQLITDIHEIMYKAKIDGRITDNIYIMNIISEKIHECIGKLVAQKISDILTDFRNYAVQSHKIYTNIGYEKKYETFEYPIYDTKTVRRDPKGIIEHFESWIFDKEFTQTKVINRIASKQIAMGDNYNEVVQKTWSELEGQVCEIIDLEVNRVKNEYFKEIQDTFENMLSTLTQLNNKLTKLKF from the coding sequence ATGATGATAGAAAAAACATTTGATGATTTCTACAAAAGTATACACAAAGCTAATAAGTGTCTTTTGAATAGTAAAATATTAATTGAAGAAAAGCAAGAAGCAATTCAATCAGCTGTAGATATTCTTAAAGGACAAGCCGTAATTGAAAAAATAGATAAAGAAGAACATCTAAGTATTATTAAGCAGATGTGCCATAAACAAATAAATGAGTACAAGAAAACTATAGAGCAATGGATAAAAGAAGTTAACAGATATGTGCAAGGGAAAAAATTTGTTAATCAGTTTGAGAAAAGTGTTTTGCTAATAGTTTTTGGGGATGTTAAAGCTGGGAAAAGTGCATTGGGCAATTTTGTTTCAGGTTATTATTTAGAAGAAACTGAATTTGAAAAATTAAATTCTAAACCTCAGTTTTATGTTTATGATCATAGTAAAAAATATAATAATTCAATAGGTGAAAAAATACTGGGATCAGATCATTTTGAGGAGGATGAAATTGAAGCTACATCATCTATTCAGTATTTTACACTACTGAATGGATTAACATGGGTTGATACTCCAGGTATTCACTCACTAACTACTGAAAATCAAGAACTCGCAAATGAATATATAAAATATGCAGATTTAATTTTATTTGTAACTCCATCTAATAATCCATGTAAACAAGATGAAAACCAGGAAATAGACAAATTAATAAAGCTGGATAAACCTCTTTTAGTTACTATAACAAAATCAGATGATCAAGTATTAGGTGTAGTTAACGGGAAAATGGCTAAAATACTTAAGGCTAAATCAATGCAAAATAGAAAACAACAAGAAGATTTTGTTGCAAAGACAATAAGTGAAATGGGTAATGGAAGTATTTTAAGTAAAAATAAATATGTAAGTATATCCACAAAATTGGCTAAACAAGCATTAGAAATAAAAGATGAAGAAATGTTTAAAGAAAGTAATTTTCCATCTTTTTATGAGCAGATTAGCGATGTTATTTCTGAAAGGGCATTAGAGTTAAAAATGAAGCGCCCAAAAGATGAATTGAATTTTGTCATACATGAGCTGATAAATGGTGTGGAAGATAGAAAAATTTGTGGAATAATTCAGATGGAACAAAATATTCGATTAATTCTTAATGAAATAGAAAAGCAAAAATATACGCTTGATAAAATAAAAATTGAAATAATTAATGAAGTTAAAGCACAGTTGATAACAGATATTCATGAAATCATGTATAAAGCAAAAATAGATGGTAGAATAACAGATAATATCTATATTATGAATATAATTTCAGAGAAAATACATGAATGTATTGGGAAACTTGTAGCACAAAAGATATCAGATATTTTAACGGACTTTAGAAATTATGCAGTGCAATCACATAAAATATATACTAATATTGGCTATGAGAAAAAATATGAGACTTTTGAATATCCAATATATGATACTAAGACTGTTCGCAGAGATCCAAAAGGAATAATTGAACATTTTGAAAGTTGGATATTTGATAAAGAATTCACACAAACAAAAGTTATTAATAGAATTGCAAGTAAACAAATAGCAATGGGAGATAACTATAATGAAGTTGTTCAAAAGACTTGGAGTGAATTGGAAGGACAAGTTTGTGAAATTATTGATTTAGAAGTTAATCGTGTAAAGAATGAGTATTTCAAGGAAATTCAAGATACATTTGAAAATATGTTAAGTACACTTACACAATTAAATAATAAATTAACAAAATTAAAATTCTAG
- a CDS encoding helix-turn-helix transcriptional regulator → MPKDESAKKVRRVFDTYRLINEGKSVTKRELADEFNVSLDTIKNYVSELKRYFNVDIENDGKRYIIKDGGDFEDLKNDNRIRTDDLISADDVVLIISALIQSNAFMETKMSIIRNSLLKALPPKEAKKLKAMLVFDKTDNGKDRIIEENVKKIRSAIAKEKKISFTYKDYDDKIKKYTMIPYSFACDLGKYYIIGKRDDTKTLKHMRIDRIIHKSFGTGRIIEVDSMNSSYVIKFDNSETHRNISFSAQLEKADTDDFEIEFINEQHKDTLVMEEQLV, encoded by the coding sequence ATGCCAAAGGATGAGAGCGCAAAAAAAGTAAGACGTGTATTTGATACTTATCGCTTAATCAATGAAGGTAAGTCGGTAACAAAAAGAGAATTAGCCGATGAATTCAATGTATCATTAGATACAATAAAGAATTATGTATCTGAACTAAAACGTTATTTTAATGTGGATATAGAGAATGATGGTAAAAGATACATAATTAAAGATGGTGGAGATTTTGAAGATCTTAAAAACGATAATAGAATAAGAACAGATGATTTGATAAGTGCAGATGATGTAGTACTTATAATTTCAGCTTTAATTCAGTCCAATGCCTTTATGGAAACTAAAATGTCTATTATTAGGAATAGTCTTTTAAAGGCACTTCCACCTAAAGAAGCTAAAAAGTTAAAGGCTATGTTGGTTTTCGATAAAACAGACAATGGTAAAGATAGAATTATAGAAGAGAATGTTAAAAAAATAAGGAGTGCCATTGCAAAAGAAAAGAAAATCTCTTTTACATATAAAGATTATGATGACAAAATTAAAAAGTATACAATGATTCCATATAGCTTTGCCTGTGATTTGGGCAAGTATTACATTATAGGAAAAAGGGATGATACTAAAACTTTAAAGCATATGAGAATTGATAGAATAATTCATAAATCATTTGGTACAGGTAGAATTATTGAAGTAGATTCTATGAATTCGTCTTATGTTATTAAATTTGATAATTCAGAAACGCATAGAAATATTTCTTTTTCTGCTCAGTTAGAAAAAGCAGATACTGATGATTTTGAAATAGAGTTTATTAATGAACAACATAAAGATACATTAGTAATGGAAGAACAACTTGTCTAA
- a CDS encoding GTPase — protein MSIDLKDYKHQVKNIKNKAIEIFKDYNKCGFIEVFQIEVEKQLEKYNPSIMFYGVYNAGKSSIINALVGEEIAKVGDIPTTATIQSINWNGFTLVDTPGIVANDEHTEIAEQEIKRNDVILFVVDDIGTFENVAVSTAIVKIINTGKPIIVVVNQKEASIEGAYSNKISKKVIPKIIENIKKSAERQEYIGDPLKAENFCQIVSVNAFSAYTARTQYGKESDEFKILMHSSEIECLVSIIQEQLAKSDGINILKPCISIIRNYIEQGIGILENELIAEVDKLYFKLLKEIEQKKSNLYRNITSLGRNEIHSYGDQIYGRIMKGENIDELATILKNKLLEIIRNQFENANMQLENTSDIYKMQFDEKINYNILDMEKIKFEIPELEEAEESQIWDVLKKLPPIQTSSLKIPTANLIPVISSYKIWIPIISEIINLLSYKKKREEEQRLLQEKIDEHNAQVQNAINEKISAIIEVNNKIRTEIMKLENSFVDTTELLVDSSFSKVADGIKNNFNVKKQENNKLEQDIQSLKTLLHEIDVIEIRFN, from the coding sequence ATGTCAATTGACTTAAAAGACTATAAACATCAAGTGAAAAATATTAAAAATAAGGCTATAGAGATATTTAAAGACTATAATAAGTGTGGATTTATAGAAGTTTTTCAGATAGAGGTTGAAAAACAGTTGGAAAAATATAATCCATCAATAATGTTTTATGGAGTTTACAACGCTGGAAAAAGTAGTATTATAAATGCATTAGTTGGTGAAGAAATTGCTAAAGTAGGAGATATTCCTACTACAGCTACAATTCAATCAATAAACTGGAATGGATTCACATTAGTTGATACTCCAGGTATTGTAGCAAATGATGAGCATACTGAAATTGCAGAGCAAGAAATAAAAAGAAATGATGTAATTTTATTTGTAGTTGATGATATAGGAACTTTTGAAAATGTTGCAGTTTCAACAGCAATTGTTAAAATTATTAATACAGGCAAGCCAATTATAGTAGTTGTTAATCAAAAAGAAGCAAGTATAGAAGGCGCTTACTCAAATAAAATAAGTAAAAAAGTTATTCCAAAGATTATTGAAAATATAAAGAAATCAGCAGAACGTCAAGAGTATATAGGAGATCCTCTAAAGGCAGAAAATTTTTGTCAAATTGTGAGTGTGAATGCATTTAGTGCATATACAGCTAGAACACAATATGGAAAGGAATCCGACGAATTTAAAATTCTAATGCATTCTAGTGAGATAGAGTGTTTGGTAAGTATAATACAAGAACAATTAGCAAAGTCAGATGGAATTAATATATTAAAGCCTTGTATATCAATAATAAGAAATTATATTGAGCAGGGTATAGGTATTTTAGAAAATGAATTAATTGCTGAAGTAGATAAGTTATACTTCAAGTTATTAAAAGAAATAGAACAAAAAAAGAGTAATTTATATAGAAATATAACTTCTTTGGGTAGAAATGAAATCCATTCTTATGGTGATCAAATTTATGGTCGGATTATGAAAGGTGAAAATATAGATGAGTTGGCGACAATTTTAAAAAATAAATTATTAGAAATAATAAGGAATCAATTTGAAAATGCGAATATGCAATTGGAGAATACTTCTGATATTTATAAAATGCAGTTCGATGAAAAAATTAATTATAATATATTAGATATGGAAAAAATTAAGTTTGAAATTCCAGAATTAGAAGAAGCTGAAGAGTCTCAAATTTGGGATGTTTTAAAGAAGCTTCCACCAATACAAACTTCTTCCCTTAAGATTCCAACAGCAAATTTAATACCAGTTATTTCAAGTTATAAAATATGGATACCTATTATAAGTGAAATAATAAATCTTTTGAGTTATAAAAAGAAAAGAGAAGAAGAACAGAGATTGTTACAAGAGAAAATAGATGAACATAATGCTCAAGTTCAAAATGCAATAAATGAAAAAATTTCAGCTATTATTGAGGTTAATAATAAAATAAGAACAGAGATAATGAAATTAGAAAACTCTTTTGTTGATACTACAGAGTTACTAGTAGATTCTTCATTTTCTAAAGTGGCCGATGGTATAAAAAATAATTTTAATGTAAAAAAACAAGAAAATAATAAATTAGAACAAGATATTCAATCATTAAAAACATTGCTCCATGAAATTGATGTTATAGAAATTAGGTTTAATTAG
- a CDS encoding class I SAM-dependent DNA methyltransferase — MSISFNEMKEKAIQFAREWKLESNEKAEAQSFWNDFFQVFGISRRRVAAFEKFVATENGNGFIDLFWKGKLIVEHKSKGKNLDTAYSQALKYFSGLKENELPKYIIVSDFENFKLYDLDESKEYEFKLNELYTKLHLFNFISDYDSINIKEEDPVNIDAGTEIGKLHDALMNNGYTGHNLGVLLVRLLFCFFADDTEIWTKGAFEHYIVNNTKEDGSDLGAQLNSIFDILNTDNEFRQKNINPNLDKLVYINGGLFRDRLPTAFFDSSTRKILIDCCRLNWSGISPVVFGSIFQNSMDKEKRQSLGAHYTAEKDIFKVLNPLFLDDLYERFEKSGSDQNLLKRLLIDISQIKILDPACGCGDFLVLAYRELRRLQLEIIKKINSIKGFVQLQDINVIGLLNILDVDSMYGFEIDELSSLIAKVALWMSDHQMNMELSKELGRYYARIPLKKAANIFNTNALQIDWKDCVKPDYISYIVGNPPFISKQDRNKEQEKDMNLVFEKIKKHGVLDYVSAWYKKAADYIEDTNIEVAFVSTNSIIQGEQIEPLWSYLFNKNIVINFAHRSFKWKNGLSYNAVVFVVIICFSKKPRSKKYIYDYTDVSSEPLRIKAKNINCYLVDGENLIVKGTLDRLDVENTPYAAMGNMPNDNKSLILTKEEKDFFNQAYPEYGEKIIRRLISAKEMINGRFRWCLWINDENTHLINKIEFIRKRVTNVKKYREASSREATRKLSEIPYAFGEIRQPNRNYICIPRHSSERRKYIPMSLFSEADIVHDSCIAIHSNELYVMGILMSSMHMAWVKRIGGRIKGDYRYSVQLCYNTFPFCKLTNKNKCDIREVVTKILSIRDENKYRTLSELYDPISMPKKLLKAHNELDKLIEKFYSNKVLDNDDKRVGVLLECYKESLINNASKVQK; from the coding sequence GTGTCTATTTCATTTAATGAGATGAAAGAGAAGGCTATTCAATTTGCAAGAGAGTGGAAATTAGAAAGTAATGAAAAGGCAGAGGCACAAAGTTTTTGGAATGATTTTTTTCAGGTATTTGGTATTTCAAGAAGAAGAGTTGCAGCATTTGAAAAGTTTGTAGCAACAGAGAATGGAAATGGCTTTATCGATTTGTTTTGGAAGGGGAAATTAATAGTTGAGCATAAATCAAAGGGCAAAAACTTAGATACAGCTTATTCCCAAGCACTAAAGTATTTTTCAGGATTAAAAGAAAATGAGTTGCCTAAATATATAATTGTATCAGATTTTGAAAACTTCAAGTTATATGATTTAGATGAAAGTAAAGAATACGAATTTAAGCTAAATGAATTATATACAAAACTGCATTTATTTAATTTTATAAGTGATTACGATTCAATTAATATTAAAGAAGAAGATCCGGTGAATATTGATGCAGGAACTGAAATTGGTAAACTACATGATGCATTAATGAATAATGGTTATACAGGTCATAATCTGGGAGTACTGCTAGTAAGATTATTATTTTGTTTCTTTGCGGATGATACAGAAATATGGACAAAAGGAGCGTTTGAACATTATATAGTGAATAATACAAAGGAAGATGGTTCAGATTTAGGTGCTCAATTAAATAGTATTTTCGATATATTAAATACAGATAATGAGTTTAGGCAAAAAAATATAAACCCTAATTTAGATAAGTTGGTGTATATAAATGGTGGGTTATTTAGAGACAGATTACCTACAGCCTTTTTTGATTCAAGTACAAGAAAAATTTTAATAGATTGCTGTAGACTTAATTGGAGTGGTATTTCACCAGTAGTTTTTGGTTCAATATTTCAAAACTCTATGGATAAAGAGAAGAGACAAAGTTTAGGAGCCCATTATACAGCTGAAAAGGATATATTTAAAGTTCTAAATCCATTGTTTTTAGATGATTTATATGAGAGGTTCGAGAAGAGTGGAAGTGATCAAAATTTATTAAAAAGATTACTCATAGATATATCACAAATTAAAATATTAGATCCTGCATGTGGTTGTGGTGACTTCTTAGTTTTAGCTTATAGAGAATTAAGAAGATTGCAATTAGAAATAATTAAGAAAATTAATAGCATTAAAGGATTTGTTCAATTGCAGGATATAAATGTTATAGGATTACTAAATATTTTAGATGTTGATTCGATGTATGGATTTGAAATTGATGAATTATCGTCACTAATTGCAAAAGTGGCATTATGGATGTCTGATCATCAAATGAATATGGAACTATCAAAAGAACTTGGAAGATATTATGCAAGAATCCCATTGAAGAAAGCAGCAAATATATTTAATACTAATGCATTACAGATTGATTGGAAAGATTGCGTAAAACCGGATTATATAAGCTATATAGTAGGAAATCCACCTTTTATATCGAAGCAAGATAGAAATAAAGAGCAGGAAAAAGACATGAATCTGGTCTTTGAAAAAATAAAGAAACATGGGGTTCTTGATTATGTAAGTGCGTGGTATAAAAAGGCAGCAGATTATATTGAGGATACAAATATAGAAGTAGCATTCGTATCTACAAATTCCATTATTCAAGGAGAGCAAATTGAACCTCTTTGGAGCTATTTATTTAACAAAAACATTGTTATTAATTTTGCTCATAGATCATTTAAATGGAAAAATGGATTAAGTTATAATGCAGTAGTTTTTGTAGTTATTATATGTTTTTCAAAGAAGCCAAGAAGTAAAAAGTATATATATGATTACACTGATGTCTCATCCGAACCTCTGAGAATAAAAGCAAAAAATATAAATTGCTATTTAGTAGATGGTGAAAATTTAATAGTTAAAGGGACATTAGATAGATTAGATGTAGAGAATACACCATATGCAGCAATGGGAAATATGCCAAATGATAATAAGAGTCTTATATTAACAAAAGAAGAAAAGGATTTTTTTAATCAAGCTTACCCAGAGTATGGAGAAAAAATTATAAGAAGATTGATAAGTGCAAAAGAAATGATAAATGGAAGGTTTAGATGGTGCTTATGGATAAATGATGAAAATACACATCTTATAAATAAAATAGAATTCATAAGAAAAAGAGTTACGAATGTAAAGAAATATAGAGAAGCAAGTAGTAGAGAGGCAACAAGGAAATTATCAGAGATTCCTTATGCCTTTGGAGAGATAAGACAACCTAATAGGAATTATATATGTATACCACGACACTCATCTGAAAGAAGGAAGTATATTCCTATGTCATTATTCAGTGAAGCGGATATAGTACATGATTCTTGTATAGCTATTCATAGTAACGAACTTTATGTAATGGGAATACTTATGTCATCTATGCATATGGCATGGGTTAAAAGGATTGGTGGAAGAATAAAGGGAGATTACAGATACTCAGTTCAACTATGTTATAATACCTTTCCTTTTTGCAAACTAACAAACAAAAATAAATGTGATATAAGAGAAGTTGTTACGAAGATACTATCGATTAGAGATGAAAATAAATATAGAACATTATCTGAACTCTACGATCCAATTTCAATGCCTAAAAAGCTTCTTAAAGCACATAATGAGTTGGACAAGCTTATAGAAAAATTTTATTCAAATAAAGTATTAGATAATGATGATAAGAGGGTAGGCGTTCTTTTAGAATGTTACAAAGAATCATTGATTAATAATGCTTCAAAAGTACAGAAGTAG
- a CDS encoding YkvA family protein, with the protein MEKKEELNEYSEGSFFDKIINVAQKAGINVIYAGLLLFYTLQKPLTPGWAKATIISALTYFISPLDAIPDLTPVVGYTDDLGALALAIGAVAMFIDEEVKQKARNKLKDWFGEYDESLLDDVDNRVNKN; encoded by the coding sequence ATGGAGAAAAAAGAAGAATTAAATGAATATTCAGAGGGGTCATTTTTTGACAAAATAATCAATGTAGCACAAAAAGCAGGAATAAATGTGATTTATGCAGGACTACTTTTATTTTACACTTTACAAAAACCTTTAACACCAGGATGGGCAAAGGCGACAATAATTAGTGCGTTAACATATTTTATTTCACCATTGGATGCAATTCCGGATTTAACACCAGTGGTTGGCTATACAGATGACTTAGGTGCACTAGCCTTAGCAATTGGAGCAGTAGCTATGTTTATTGACGAAGAGGTAAAACAAAAGGCAAGAAATAAGTTGAAAGATTGGTTTGGAGAATATGATGAAAGTTTATTAGATGATGTAGATAATAGAGTAAATAAAAATTAG